The proteins below come from a single uncultured Dethiosulfovibrio sp. genomic window:
- the fapR gene encoding transcription factor FapR, whose protein sequence is MARSVNRKIRHEKLTKLIRQNPLLTDEELAEVLSVSVSTVRLDRALLGVPELRERTRRMAEQATRKLRSLKQEEFIGELLDLEPNRWALSVLKTRQEMAFRHTDYVWDHYIYAQASSLAIAVVEADMVIVGSVRGRFKSPAKIGDSLMARAKVGVHKGNKYIVSVRTRVGDKEVFVGRYIVVALDCEDERKIRGERLDSGA, encoded by the coding sequence GTGGCACGATCGGTCAACCGAAAGATCCGGCACGAAAAACTGACAAAACTCATAAGACAGAATCCTCTCCTGACCGACGAAGAGTTGGCTGAGGTTCTATCGGTGAGCGTGAGCACCGTCCGTCTGGACAGGGCTTTACTTGGTGTGCCGGAACTTCGAGAGAGAACCAGACGTATGGCGGAACAGGCTACCAGAAAGCTTCGGTCGCTGAAACAGGAGGAGTTCATAGGCGAGTTACTCGACCTTGAGCCTAATAGGTGGGCCTTGTCGGTTCTTAAGACCAGACAGGAGATGGCCTTCAGACATACCGATTATGTGTGGGATCATTATATATATGCCCAGGCTTCCTCTTTGGCTATCGCTGTGGTCGAGGCCGATATGGTTATAGTTGGCTCCGTCAGAGGTAGGTTTAAATCTCCGGCGAAGATCGGCGATTCCCTTATGGCCAGAGCGAAAGTCGGGGTTCATAAAGGCAACAAGTATATCGTCAGCGTCAGGACCAGAGTCGGGGATAAAGAGGTCTTCGTCGGTCGCTATATAGTTGTGGCGCTGGACTGTGAGGACGAGAGAAAGATCAGAGGTGAGAGGCTTGATTCTGGCGCTTGA
- the rpmF gene encoding 50S ribosomal protein L32 has product MATPKSRVSHRRTHHRKAQWLGRLTGPALTACPHCGETILNYHACSECGYYRGRKAVAVSADQQD; this is encoded by the coding sequence GTGGCAACTCCAAAAAGTAGGGTATCCCATCGCAGGACCCATCACAGAAAAGCTCAGTGGCTTGGCCGTCTTACCGGTCCCGCTCTGACCGCTTGTCCACACTGTGGCGAGACGATTCTGAACTATCACGCTTGTTCTGAGTGTGGTTATTACAGAGGTCGCAAAGCCGTAGCTGTAAGTGCTGATCAGCAGGATTAA
- a CDS encoding DUF177 domain-containing protein, which produces MTIREMPESWRFVVEIPEEGSEGIHRQWDITVSDDISLGGIPYRLKSPLTVSVDLSRSGEGVRAEIRLIGSIKTECSRCLSTLEVALDENFGYCYVSQPDDEESDDADLSEDVMVVTRIGKTIDISQVLWECFVVSMPPFPQCPEGCDSIGPFTTREEGEAADPRFQILADKFGSFT; this is translated from the coding sequence ATGACCATAAGGGAAATGCCCGAGTCCTGGCGTTTTGTCGTGGAGATTCCGGAAGAGGGTTCTGAAGGGATTCACCGGCAGTGGGATATTACTGTATCCGACGATATATCCCTTGGAGGGATTCCCTATCGACTGAAGTCTCCTCTGACCGTATCTGTCGATCTATCCAGATCGGGGGAGGGTGTCCGAGCGGAGATTAGGTTGATCGGATCGATCAAAACGGAATGTTCAAGATGTCTTTCAACCTTAGAGGTTGCGCTAGACGAGAATTTCGGGTATTGTTATGTGTCGCAGCCCGACGACGAAGAGTCGGACGATGCCGACCTTTCCGAGGACGTTATGGTGGTGACCAGGATAGGCAAGACTATCGACATATCCCAGGTTTTATGGGAATGTTTCGTCGTCTCCATGCCGCCCTTCCCTCAGTGTCCCGAAGGGTGTGATTCGATCGGGCCGTTTACGACCAGGGAAGAAGGGGAAGCGGCAGATCCTCGATTCCAGATTTTGGCCGACAAATTCGGTAGCTTCACGTAA
- a CDS encoding acetate kinase, producing the protein MKVLVLNCGSSSLKYQLFDMGDESVLAKGLIERIGIEGSRLKHTKVGSDAVSIETAIPDHKVAVKLVLDALLDKGHGVLSSLDELSAVGHRVVHAGEKFACSVRLEGAVMDALKECVPLAPLHNPANITGIEAITAVLPDVPQVGVFDTAFHQTMPKEAYMYGIPYRYYEDYKVRRYGFHGTSHFFVANRCAEILGKPIEDLKIITCHLGNGSSITAVKNGKCVDTTMGFTPLAGVLMGTRCGDIDPSIVKFIAEKEGSVDKADSLLNKESGIHGVSGISSDLRDIEDGMAKGDERATLAFNMLSYGISKYIGAYAAAMGGVDAIVFTAGIGENCSLIRESATASLGFLGVSVDSKKNDFRGEERIISSDDSKVKVVVVPTNEELVIARDTKKLVSL; encoded by the coding sequence ATGAAAGTTCTCGTTCTCAATTGTGGAAGTTCCTCTCTCAAATATCAGCTTTTCGATATGGGAGACGAAAGTGTTTTAGCCAAAGGTCTCATCGAGCGTATCGGTATAGAGGGATCAAGGCTCAAGCATACCAAGGTAGGTTCCGATGCTGTTTCCATCGAGACCGCTATCCCCGATCATAAGGTGGCGGTTAAGCTGGTTCTTGACGCCCTGTTGGACAAGGGGCACGGAGTTCTCTCTAGCTTGGACGAGCTCAGTGCTGTAGGACACAGGGTCGTCCACGCTGGTGAGAAGTTCGCTTGCTCCGTTCGCCTGGAAGGCGCGGTTATGGATGCTCTCAAAGAGTGTGTTCCTCTGGCTCCCCTCCATAATCCCGCTAACATCACCGGCATAGAGGCCATCACAGCTGTCCTCCCTGATGTTCCTCAGGTAGGGGTTTTTGATACCGCTTTTCATCAGACCATGCCTAAAGAGGCCTATATGTACGGTATTCCCTACCGTTACTACGAGGACTACAAGGTCCGTCGTTACGGCTTTCACGGCACCAGCCACTTCTTTGTGGCCAATCGCTGTGCGGAGATCCTCGGTAAGCCTATCGAGGACCTTAAGATAATCACTTGCCATCTGGGCAACGGTAGCTCTATCACTGCCGTTAAGAACGGCAAGTGCGTGGACACGACGATGGGCTTTACCCCTCTGGCGGGAGTCCTTATGGGAACCCGCTGTGGCGATATAGACCCCTCTATCGTCAAGTTTATCGCCGAGAAAGAGGGCTCTGTGGATAAGGCCGATTCTCTTCTGAACAAAGAGAGCGGTATCCATGGAGTCTCTGGAATAAGCAGCGACCTCAGGGATATCGAAGACGGCATGGCGAAAGGGGACGAGAGGGCGACTTTGGCGTTCAATATGCTTTCCTACGGCATCTCCAAGTATATCGGAGCCTACGCCGCCGCTATGGGTGGAGTTGACGCCATAGTTTTCACCGCTGGTATAGGAGAAAACTGCTCCCTTATCAGAGAGAGCGCTACGGCTAGCCTAGGCTTCCTTGGGGTTTCCGTCGACTCGAAGAAAAACGACTTCAGAGGCGAAGAGAGAATCATCAGCTCCGATGACTCTAAGGTCAAGGTAGTGGTGGTCCCCACAAACGAGGAACTCGTTATCGCCAGAGATACCAAAAAACTCGTATCCCTTTAG
- a CDS encoding nucleotidyltransferase family protein: protein MCQKAIGIIAEYNPLHNGHRYQMGVASESGAPLVVVLSSNFLQRGEPAFIDKESRTRMALKAGADLVLELPVVFSCHNAGVFAKGAVDILEATGIVDRISFGMENIPPTLDRILAILVDEPHPFKANLRYFLDSGFSYVQARAEAAEKLCPGARDFLSLPNNSLALSYMTRIAQKNYHIRPMPVSRVGGGYHQKELHPTYPSATSVRYAVRTGDPRSTDGMPFQCAEILQEQISLGRCCMNLSKLWEYLSLLLLRTTPEDLREHAEFGEGIENRFLSRLHRSSSWEEFISRCVTKRYPRGRLQRNMIHFLINLKHRQNRDFQKKGPAYIRTLGANAKGRELLKAMKERSRLPLVARLSHLKGDEYGSSMMDVERRACDLWELLIPQGNPGRELKRSPVLI, encoded by the coding sequence ATGTGTCAAAAAGCGATAGGGATAATCGCCGAGTACAACCCGTTACATAACGGACACCGTTACCAGATGGGAGTAGCCTCCGAATCAGGGGCTCCTTTGGTTGTCGTTCTATCCTCAAATTTTTTACAGAGAGGAGAGCCTGCGTTCATCGACAAAGAGAGCCGCACCCGTATGGCGTTAAAGGCAGGCGCCGATCTGGTGCTGGAACTTCCGGTGGTGTTCTCCTGCCATAACGCCGGTGTATTCGCAAAAGGGGCAGTGGATATACTGGAGGCCACAGGGATCGTGGACCGAATATCCTTCGGGATGGAAAACATCCCCCCGACCTTGGACAGGATCCTTGCCATTCTAGTGGACGAACCCCATCCTTTCAAGGCCAACTTAAGATATTTTTTGGATTCCGGTTTTTCCTACGTACAGGCCAGAGCGGAAGCGGCGGAAAAGCTCTGTCCAGGGGCGAGGGATTTTCTCTCCCTGCCTAACAACAGCCTTGCCCTATCCTACATGACGAGAATAGCACAAAAGAACTACCACATAAGACCGATGCCTGTAAGCAGGGTTGGAGGAGGCTACCACCAGAAGGAGCTTCACCCAACCTATCCAAGCGCTACATCGGTGAGATACGCCGTAAGGACCGGAGATCCCAGGTCGACCGATGGAATGCCCTTCCAGTGTGCCGAAATCCTCCAGGAACAGATATCCCTAGGAAGATGCTGTATGAATCTGAGCAAACTGTGGGAATATCTCAGTCTTTTGCTCCTGAGGACCACCCCGGAAGATCTAAGAGAGCACGCCGAATTTGGAGAGGGCATAGAAAACAGGTTTCTATCCCGTCTCCACCGATCGTCATCCTGGGAGGAATTCATCTCCCGCTGCGTAACGAAAAGGTACCCCAGGGGTAGGCTCCAGAGAAACATGATCCACTTCCTGATAAACCTGAAACACCGCCAGAACAGGGATTTTCAAAAAAAAGGACCGGCCTACATAAGGACCTTAGGGGCTAACGCTAAAGGCAGAGAGCTGCTTAAAGCCATGAAAGAAAGGTCCAGGCTCCCACTGGTGGCCAGGCTTTCCCACCTTAAAGGCGACGAATATGGATCGTCCATGATGGACGTAGAGAGAAGGGCATGCGACCTATGGGAACTTTTAATCCCTCAGGGCAACCCTGGAAGAGAGCTCAAGAGGAGCCCTGTTTTGATCTAG
- the coaD gene encoding pantetheine-phosphate adenylyltransferase, producing the protein MKKVIGAVYPGSFDPITNGHIYIAERAAGLFDELTVSILTNPQKQSTFSVEERKTMAREALCHLPNVKVDSFAGLLVDFLRRQKSRIIVRGLRALSDFEYEFQLAQMNRQLAPEIETLFIVTDARYSYLSSHAVKDIFNFGGPVQDMVPPGVFRRLRERFPRFDGEKI; encoded by the coding sequence TTGAAGAAAGTTATCGGTGCCGTTTATCCTGGGTCTTTCGATCCTATAACAAACGGCCATATCTACATAGCGGAGCGAGCGGCCGGTCTGTTTGACGAGCTCACCGTCTCTATCCTGACCAATCCCCAGAAACAGTCTACCTTCAGCGTCGAGGAGAGAAAAACCATGGCCAGAGAGGCCCTGTGCCATCTGCCTAACGTGAAAGTAGACTCTTTTGCCGGTCTCTTGGTCGACTTTCTGCGCAGACAGAAAAGCCGAATAATAGTGAGAGGCCTGAGGGCCCTCTCCGACTTTGAATACGAGTTTCAGCTTGCTCAGATGAATCGACAGCTGGCACCGGAGATAGAGACCCTCTTCATCGTGACCGATGCTCGATACTCCTATCTCTCCAGCCATGCTGTAAAGGATATTTTTAACTTCGGGGGCCCGGTGCAGGATATGGTGCCCCCTGGGGTGTTCCGAAGGCTCAGAGAGAGGTTCCCTCGGTTCGACGGGGAGAAAATCTAG
- a CDS encoding RsmD family RNA methyltransferase, which yields MKEVRPTTGMVLQALFNILGDLRGKSFLDLFSGTGKVAFEACRRGASPVVSVELIRSRSQDIWKKNGYDCHTHLSMDVRKGLSWVARRDMVFDVVFADPPYGEKWGRSLPELLASRSSIVAREGVIVIERSIDDELVLPDPWILRDERKYGRSVLSFISWCDNEEEVPS from the coding sequence ATGAAGGAGGTCCGTCCCACTACAGGGATGGTCCTTCAGGCCCTCTTTAACATACTTGGGGACCTGAGGGGAAAATCCTTTTTAGATCTGTTTTCCGGTACCGGTAAGGTCGCCTTTGAGGCCTGTCGTAGAGGGGCATCTCCTGTAGTGTCGGTGGAGTTGATCAGAAGCCGGTCTCAGGATATATGGAAAAAAAACGGCTACGACTGTCACACCCATCTTTCCATGGACGTTAGAAAAGGCCTCTCCTGGGTAGCAAGGAGGGATATGGTATTCGACGTCGTCTTTGCCGATCCCCCTTACGGTGAAAAATGGGGCCGCTCCCTGCCGGAGCTGCTCGCTAGTCGCAGTTCCATCGTAGCCAGAGAGGGAGTCATAGTCATAGAGCGATCGATAGACGACGAATTAGTGCTTCCTGATCCCTGGATCCTTCGAGACGAGAGGAAGTACGGCCGGTCGGTGCTCTCTTTTATCTCCTGGTGTGACAACGAAGAGGAGGTGCCTAGTTGA
- the trmB gene encoding tRNA (guanosine(46)-N7)-methyltransferase TrmB — protein sequence MKRTDVLLEPASSGLPVLSSQDSRAIAEIGFGNGEFLIHLAKEERDCLVFGMEISMTCAEKAIKRALREGVPNVRIIRGDARFLLRECFEDESLEKIYMSFPCPWPKERHSRRRVTHKGFSDTVASVLKVGGEFELATDEEWYAQEVGKVLGGHPSLDLVSFDVNKRRKITTKYERKWLDQGKDTFILVFEKKGKCTVSRTVEGGLKDMHVAIDGERAAFTALESGFLNVSDGVAEAHWNLGKVYYNGEDAWLVQTITSDDGYEQKFYLKVVRRGKGALVRIDEASSPYLTPGVRGAVEAAAACLSRS from the coding sequence ATGAAAAGAACGGATGTGCTGCTGGAGCCTGCCTCCTCCGGGTTACCGGTTCTTAGCTCTCAGGACTCCAGGGCCATAGCGGAGATAGGGTTCGGTAACGGTGAGTTTCTTATCCACCTGGCGAAGGAAGAGAGGGACTGCCTGGTCTTTGGAATGGAGATATCCATGACCTGTGCGGAAAAAGCTATCAAGAGGGCCCTGAGGGAGGGCGTTCCTAACGTCAGGATAATCAGAGGAGACGCCCGGTTTCTTCTCCGAGAGTGTTTTGAAGACGAGTCTTTGGAAAAAATATACATGAGTTTCCCCTGTCCCTGGCCTAAAGAAAGGCATTCGAGGCGGAGGGTTACCCATAAAGGTTTTTCCGATACCGTGGCCTCAGTCCTCAAGGTAGGCGGGGAGTTTGAACTGGCTACCGACGAGGAATGGTACGCTCAGGAGGTGGGCAAAGTCCTAGGTGGACACCCATCTCTGGACCTTGTCTCTTTCGACGTAAACAAACGCAGAAAGATAACCACAAAGTACGAGAGAAAATGGTTGGACCAGGGAAAGGACACTTTTATCCTTGTTTTCGAGAAAAAAGGTAAATGTACCGTCTCCAGAACGGTAGAAGGGGGATTGAAGGATATGCACGTGGCTATAGACGGAGAGAGGGCGGCTTTTACCGCTTTAGAGAGCGGCTTCCTGAACGTCTCCGATGGGGTGGCGGAGGCTCACTGGAACTTAGGCAAGGTCTACTATAACGGCGAAGATGCCTGGTTGGTTCAGACTATCACCTCCGATGACGGTTATGAGCAAAAATTTTATCTTAAAGTGGTGAGACGGGGCAAGGGTGCCCTGGTAAGGATAGACGAGGCTTCCTCCCCCTATCTAACCCCTGGGGTGAGAGGCGCTGTTGAGGCGGCGGCGGCCTGTCTTTCGAGGTCATGA
- the nifJ gene encoding pyruvate:ferredoxin (flavodoxin) oxidoreductase, with translation MAKQWKSMDGNMAAAHVSYAFTEVAAIYPITPSSNMAEYVDEWASHGRKNIFGKIVRLAEMQSEAGAAGAVHGSLSAGSLTSTFTASQGLLLMIPNMYKIAGELLPGVFDVSARAVAGHALSIFGDHSDVTACRGTGFAMLASGSVQETMDLTAVAHLASIRSSIPFLNFFDGFRTSHEIQKIEVLDYDDLAELVDWDAIRDFKERALNPEHPYHKGTAQNPDIFFQAKEAANRFYDELPEIVEDYMKQISKLTGRHYAPFNYYGDPEAERVMIVMGSATEAAEETVDYLMARGEKVGVLKVHLYRPFSARHFFDVLPASVKRIAVLDRTKEAGALGEPLYEDVCALFNEKDQRPLIVGGRYGLGSNDTTPSWLKTVFDNLKLYEPKNHFTIGIVDDVTRFSLELKEEINAAPEGTIRCKFWGLGSDGTVGANKNAIKIIGDNTEMYAQGYFSYDSKKSGGITVSHLRFGKKPIKSTYLIKDSDFVACHKQEYVHQYDVLDGLKKNGTFLLNTQWTDIATLEEHLPANVKKALAEKEIDFYVINGTDLGTEIGLGNRINMIMMSAFFKLAKVIPYEDAIKYMKYANEKTYGRKGEKIVAMNDMAVDKGADGLIKIEVPASWKDSEDCCCCAGCCGDDTAPDFIQDVCRPMNAQKGDTLPVSAFMGREDGSFPNGTSAYEKRGVAIDVPEWIMDKCIQCNQCAMVCPHASIRPILLDGDEMADAPEGFEVMDAKGKELEGLKFRMQVSPLDCMGCGNCADICPVKALEMKPLATQTDPQTENWDFAVSVSDKSDKVNVNTVKGSQFAQPYLEFSGACAGCGETPYAKLVTQLFGDRMMIANATGCSSIWGGSAPSMPYCTNAKGQGPAWANSLFEDNAEYGYGMALSVKDTRDELTSKIEALMSMDVDDEVKGALQAWLDAKDDGNGSKVAAERVRGILDLDLGCDEANCLLDEIAELEDYLVKKSIWIFGGDGWAYDIGYGGLDHVLASGENVNVLVFDTEVYSNTGGQSSKSTPTAAIAKFAASGKKVSKKDLGRMAMTYGYVYVAQVAMGADKNQLMKALVEAEAYDGPSLIIAYAPCINHGLKEGMGRTQHQTKKAVDAGYWHLYRYNPMAEEEGKNPFTLDSKEPKESFRDFIMSEVRYSSLVKAFPDLAENLFEVAEKDAKRRYNIYKALAQGCQA, from the coding sequence ATGGCGAAACAGTGGAAATCCATGGACGGGAACATGGCAGCGGCCCATGTCTCCTACGCGTTCACAGAGGTTGCGGCGATATATCCGATAACCCCGTCGTCCAACATGGCAGAGTACGTCGACGAGTGGGCATCCCACGGCAGAAAGAACATCTTTGGAAAAATCGTAAGGCTGGCTGAAATGCAGTCCGAGGCGGGAGCAGCCGGTGCCGTCCACGGATCGCTTTCCGCTGGGTCCCTCACCAGCACCTTTACCGCTTCTCAGGGGCTTCTTCTCATGATCCCCAATATGTACAAAATTGCAGGAGAGCTTCTTCCTGGAGTCTTCGACGTCAGTGCCAGAGCCGTCGCAGGCCACGCCCTCTCTATCTTCGGAGATCACAGCGACGTAACCGCCTGTAGGGGAACGGGCTTCGCCATGCTGGCATCGGGAAGCGTTCAGGAGACCATGGACCTTACAGCTGTGGCTCACCTCGCGTCAATCCGTTCCAGCATACCTTTCCTGAACTTCTTCGACGGCTTCAGGACCTCCCACGAGATCCAGAAGATAGAGGTACTGGACTACGACGACCTGGCGGAACTGGTGGACTGGGACGCCATAAGGGACTTCAAGGAAAGGGCCCTCAACCCTGAGCATCCCTATCACAAGGGAACCGCCCAGAACCCGGATATATTCTTCCAGGCCAAAGAGGCCGCAAACCGATTCTACGATGAACTGCCGGAAATCGTGGAGGACTACATGAAGCAGATCAGCAAACTTACCGGCAGACATTACGCCCCCTTCAACTACTACGGCGACCCCGAAGCCGAGAGAGTCATGATAGTTATGGGCTCCGCCACCGAGGCCGCCGAGGAGACGGTGGATTACCTTATGGCCAGAGGCGAGAAGGTCGGTGTCCTTAAAGTCCACCTCTACAGGCCGTTCTCCGCCAGACACTTCTTCGACGTGCTTCCAGCATCGGTGAAGAGAATCGCCGTTCTCGACCGCACCAAAGAAGCTGGCGCCTTAGGCGAGCCCCTTTACGAGGACGTCTGTGCCCTGTTCAACGAGAAGGACCAGAGACCTCTTATCGTCGGAGGACGTTACGGCCTTGGCTCAAACGACACAACTCCGAGCTGGCTGAAGACAGTATTCGATAACCTTAAACTCTACGAACCTAAAAACCACTTCACCATAGGTATAGTGGATGACGTCACCAGGTTCTCCCTTGAGCTCAAAGAGGAGATCAACGCCGCTCCTGAAGGTACCATCAGATGCAAATTCTGGGGACTTGGCTCCGACGGAACCGTCGGCGCCAACAAAAACGCCATAAAGATCATCGGCGATAACACCGAGATGTACGCCCAGGGCTACTTCTCCTACGACTCCAAAAAGTCCGGAGGCATAACCGTATCTCACCTCAGATTCGGCAAAAAACCCATTAAGTCCACCTATCTCATCAAGGACTCGGATTTCGTCGCCTGCCACAAGCAGGAGTATGTACATCAGTACGACGTCCTGGACGGGCTTAAAAAGAACGGCACTTTCCTCCTAAACACCCAGTGGACCGACATAGCGACCCTGGAGGAACATCTTCCGGCGAACGTAAAGAAGGCCCTTGCGGAGAAAGAGATCGACTTCTACGTCATCAACGGAACTGACCTAGGGACGGAGATAGGCCTGGGCAACAGGATCAACATGATCATGATGTCCGCTTTCTTCAAGCTAGCCAAGGTCATTCCCTACGAGGACGCCATCAAGTACATGAAGTACGCCAACGAAAAGACCTACGGCAGAAAAGGCGAGAAGATAGTGGCCATGAACGACATGGCGGTGGACAAAGGAGCCGATGGGCTTATCAAGATAGAGGTCCCCGCCAGCTGGAAGGACTCAGAGGATTGCTGTTGCTGCGCCGGTTGCTGTGGCGACGACACCGCTCCCGACTTTATCCAGGACGTCTGCCGTCCTATGAACGCTCAGAAAGGCGACACCCTTCCGGTAAGCGCCTTCATGGGTAGGGAGGACGGTAGCTTCCCCAACGGAACCTCTGCATATGAGAAGAGAGGGGTCGCCATCGACGTCCCTGAGTGGATCATGGATAAGTGCATCCAGTGCAACCAGTGCGCCATGGTCTGTCCTCACGCCTCCATACGTCCCATACTCCTCGACGGCGACGAGATGGCCGACGCACCGGAGGGTTTCGAGGTTATGGACGCTAAGGGGAAGGAACTTGAGGGACTTAAGTTCCGTATGCAGGTCAGCCCCCTTGACTGCATGGGATGCGGTAACTGCGCCGATATCTGCCCAGTCAAGGCCCTGGAGATGAAGCCCCTTGCCACCCAGACCGATCCTCAGACGGAAAACTGGGACTTTGCGGTCTCCGTCAGCGATAAATCGGACAAGGTAAACGTCAACACCGTAAAGGGCAGCCAGTTCGCACAGCCTTACCTGGAGTTCTCCGGTGCCTGCGCTGGATGCGGAGAGACCCCTTACGCCAAGCTTGTCACCCAGCTCTTCGGCGACAGGATGATGATAGCCAACGCCACCGGCTGTTCCTCCATCTGGGGAGGCTCTGCACCGAGCATGCCCTACTGCACCAACGCCAAAGGCCAGGGACCGGCGTGGGCTAACTCCCTCTTCGAGGACAACGCCGAGTACGGCTACGGCATGGCTCTCTCGGTCAAAGACACCAGAGACGAACTGACCAGCAAGATCGAGGCCCTTATGTCCATGGACGTAGACGACGAGGTCAAAGGTGCCCTTCAGGCCTGGCTCGACGCCAAAGACGACGGTAACGGCTCGAAAGTGGCCGCCGAGAGGGTCAGAGGGATACTGGATCTCGACCTTGGATGTGATGAGGCAAACTGTCTCCTCGACGAGATAGCCGAGCTTGAGGACTACCTGGTCAAAAAGTCCATATGGATATTCGGTGGAGACGGCTGGGCCTACGATATCGGTTACGGCGGCCTGGATCACGTCCTTGCCTCCGGCGAAAACGTCAACGTCCTCGTCTTCGACACCGAGGTATACTCCAACACTGGAGGCCAGTCCTCCAAGTCCACACCTACTGCGGCTATAGCTAAGTTCGCCGCATCGGGCAAGAAGGTGTCCAAGAAGGACCTCGGCCGGATGGCGATGACCTACGGCTACGTCTACGTAGCTCAGGTCGCGATGGGAGCTGACAAGAACCAGCTTATGAAGGCATTGGTTGAGGCCGAGGCCTACGACGGTCCTTCCCTGATCATAGCCTACGCCCCCTGCATCAACCACGGTCTCAAAGAGGGCATGGGCAGAACCCAGCACCAGACTAAAAAAGCTGTAGACGCAGGATATTGGCACCTCTATCGCTACAACCCTATGGCGGAGGAAGAGGGCAAAAACCCCTTCACCTTGGACTCTAAGGAGCCTAAGGAATCCTTCAGAGACTTCATCATGAGCGAAGTCCGTTACTCCTCTCTGGTGAAGGCCTTCCCTGATCTGGCAGAGAACCTCTTCGAGGTAGCGGAGAAGGACGCAAAGAGACGTTACAACATCTACAAGGCCCTTGCTCAGGGTTGTCAGGCTTAA
- the rsmA gene encoding 16S rRNA (adenine(1518)-N(6)/adenine(1519)-N(6))-dimethyltransferase RsmA → MTSKNDFAPRTSLGQNFLVNLDIVRKTVERADISDQDVILEIGPGQGVLTRAILGSACSHLHSIEIDRRLEPYLSDLTDERRFSLHWGDGVTFPYDELDPIPNKVVANIPYHVTTPLIWSIMESLATKGLSYMILMVQKEAADRLIAPKNTKERYPLGITIEAMGRAKTFMKVSPGSFRPIPRVSSALVEIEIHRRKELPQNHLWRKLIKTSFAQRRKKLVNNLTALGWKKDLLESWLEESDIPTASRAEDLSCDQWLSLLDIVERNAESPADL, encoded by the coding sequence TTGACTTCAAAAAACGATTTCGCCCCCAGAACCAGCCTAGGGCAGAACTTCCTGGTAAACCTGGATATAGTGAGAAAAACCGTCGAAAGGGCGGACATCTCCGATCAAGACGTAATCCTGGAGATAGGCCCAGGACAGGGAGTCCTTACGAGGGCAATTCTGGGCTCCGCCTGTAGCCATCTCCACTCAATAGAGATAGACAGAAGGCTAGAGCCTTACCTCAGCGACCTGACCGATGAACGGAGATTTTCGCTCCACTGGGGAGACGGAGTTACCTTTCCTTACGATGAGCTAGACCCAATTCCCAACAAGGTAGTCGCCAACATCCCCTACCACGTAACCACGCCTCTTATATGGTCCATAATGGAATCCCTGGCCACAAAGGGCTTAAGCTACATGATTCTAATGGTACAAAAGGAGGCGGCTGACCGTCTGATAGCCCCTAAAAACACCAAAGAGAGGTATCCTCTAGGGATAACCATAGAGGCCATGGGAAGGGCCAAAACCTTCATGAAGGTATCACCAGGGTCTTTTAGACCGATACCGAGGGTATCCTCGGCGTTGGTAGAGATAGAGATACACCGCAGGAAGGAACTGCCGCAAAACCATCTCTGGCGAAAGCTAATAAAAACCTCCTTCGCTCAGAGGAGAAAAAAGCTCGTCAATAACCTTACCGCCCTAGGATGGAAAAAGGATCTCCTGGAATCCTGGCTCGAGGAATCGGATATCCCGACAGCCTCCAGGGCGGAGGATCTATCCTGTGACCAGTGGCTATCCCTTTTGGACATAGTCGAAAGAAACGCAGAAAGCCCAGCTGACCTTTAA
- a CDS encoding HU family DNA-binding protein produces the protein MTKTELIEAVAKSAELSKKAAGEAVSAVLESIEEALAKGEKVQLVGFGTFEVRERAARTGRNPQDPEKTIEIPAKKVPAFRPGKALKDRIN, from the coding sequence GTGACAAAGACCGAACTTATCGAGGCAGTGGCCAAGTCCGCAGAACTAAGCAAGAAGGCGGCAGGAGAGGCTGTCTCTGCCGTTCTGGAATCGATCGAGGAAGCCCTCGCCAAAGGCGAGAAGGTACAGCTTGTGGGGTTTGGGACATTCGAGGTGAGGGAGAGGGCCGCCAGAACCGGCCGTAACCCCCAGGATCCGGAGAAGACCATCGAGATCCCCGCTAAGAAGGTGCCTGCTTTCCGTCCTGGAAAGGCCCTTAAAGACAGGATTAACTGA